From Methanomicrobiales archaeon HGW-Methanomicrobiales-1, a single genomic window includes:
- a CDS encoding MBL fold metallo-hydrolase has translation MRCTTLASGSKGNCFFIEGESGALLIDAGLSAKEILGRISAAGLDAGRINAVLVTHEHGDHLRGVDVLIRKLDIPAYATEGTLHDFLHNRRTSDKPVDCRVCRYDDEFAIGDFSVEPFATSHDAAEPCGFVIRENGFRIGYCTDTGILTPPMLERLRHCDGVVLESNHCPDMLANGPYPESLKRRIRSKRGHLSNPAAAAGLQALGKDVPQVILAHLSETNNTPDRVTASAREGLGLFYDEMHVIVASQCGTTGTCPQCIRL, from the coding sequence ATGCGCTGCACGACGCTTGCCAGCGGGAGCAAAGGCAACTGCTTTTTTATTGAGGGGGAAAGCGGCGCCCTGCTGATCGATGCAGGACTGAGCGCCAAAGAGATACTGGGGAGGATTTCTGCTGCAGGGCTCGATGCCGGGCGGATTAACGCGGTCCTGGTCACCCATGAGCATGGTGATCATTTGCGCGGGGTGGATGTGCTCATCCGGAAACTGGATATTCCGGCCTATGCAACGGAAGGCACGCTCCATGATTTCCTGCACAACCGGCGTACATCGGATAAGCCGGTTGACTGCCGGGTATGCAGATATGACGATGAGTTTGCAATCGGGGATTTTTCAGTTGAACCGTTTGCCACCTCGCATGATGCAGCCGAGCCCTGCGGGTTTGTGATCCGGGAAAACGGGTTTAGGATCGGGTACTGTACCGATACGGGGATCCTGACCCCGCCCATGCTGGAACGGCTCAGGCACTGCGACGGGGTTGTGCTCGAGAGCAACCACTGCCCGGATATGCTCGCCAACGGGCCCTATCCTGAATCCTTAAAGAGGAGGATCCGCTCGAAGCGGGGACACCTGTCGAACCCGGCAGCTGCAGCCGGTCTGCAGGCACTGGGAAAAGATGTTCCGCAGGTGATCCTCGCACACCTGAGCGAAACCAACAATACGCCCGATCGGGTGACTGCCAGTGCACGGGAGGGTCTCGGGCTCTTCTATGATGAGATGCACGTGATTGTCGCAAGCCAGTGCGGTACAACGGGAACATGCCCGCAGTGTATCAGGCTCTAA
- a CDS encoding ABC transporter ATP-binding protein gives MIRISGLSRQAGGRKILDDINLEIRRGEIFTLIGPSGSGKTTLLRLIDLLDRPTTGKIFFDGQDTDGPEPVRLALRRRMGMVFQKSAALNTTVAENVAFGLKFRGTDTAQIAQRVRSALELVGLPGFEERRAVTLSGGEMQRVAIARAMVTEPEVLLLDEPTANLDPVSTELIEDLLVKINSRMHTTILFSTHDMIQGQRLAHRMGVIMNGCLAQVGSLHEIFYQPEGKEVARFVGIDTILKGVVQTNENGHATVMLDHASFEAITPCPPGKRVALYIRPEEVTISIPDGIQKTSVRNRLIGTITKLVSLGPFIRVTVECGTPITALITTRSCGELGLKAGMTVVASVKATAIHVRSDST, from the coding sequence ATGATCAGGATATCCGGTCTTTCCCGGCAGGCTGGCGGCAGGAAAATTCTTGACGATATCAACCTGGAGATCCGGCGCGGTGAGATCTTTACGCTCATCGGTCCCTCCGGCAGCGGCAAGACAACCCTGCTGCGGCTGATCGACCTGCTTGACCGGCCGACCACCGGGAAGATCTTTTTTGACGGGCAGGATACTGACGGCCCCGAGCCGGTCCGGCTCGCCCTCCGGCGACGCATGGGCATGGTCTTCCAGAAATCCGCAGCACTCAACACCACGGTTGCAGAAAATGTGGCATTCGGCCTCAAGTTCCGCGGCACGGATACGGCGCAGATCGCACAACGGGTGAGATCGGCACTTGAACTCGTCGGGCTCCCGGGCTTTGAAGAGCGCAGGGCAGTCACCCTTTCCGGTGGCGAGATGCAGCGCGTGGCGATAGCCCGGGCAATGGTCACCGAGCCGGAAGTGCTGCTGCTGGATGAGCCCACCGCAAACCTCGACCCGGTCTCAACAGAGTTGATCGAGGATTTGCTGGTAAAAATCAACAGCCGGATGCACACGACCATCCTCTTTTCCACGCATGACATGATCCAGGGCCAGCGCCTTGCCCACCGCATGGGAGTGATCATGAACGGGTGCCTTGCCCAGGTTGGCTCGCTCCATGAGATCTTCTACCAGCCGGAGGGAAAGGAGGTTGCCCGGTTTGTCGGTATCGATACCATCTTAAAAGGAGTGGTGCAGACCAATGAAAATGGGCATGCCACCGTAATGCTCGATCATGCCAGCTTCGAAGCGATCACCCCCTGCCCACCGGGAAAACGGGTTGCACTCTACATCAGGCCCGAGGAAGTGACTATCTCGATACCTGACGGAATTCAAAAAACCAGCGTCCGCAACCGTCTTATCGGGACAATAACAAAACTGGTATCCCTCGGGCCATTCATCCGGGTAACCGTAGAATGCGGAACGCCCATCACAGCCCTTATCACTACGCGGTCCTGCGGAGAACTCGGACTTAAAGCAGGCATGACCGTTGTGGCAAGCGTCAAAGCAACTGCAATCCACGTGCGATCGGATTCAACCTGA
- a CDS encoding ABC transporter permease yields the protein MNDIVSGIMQAFNLIITLNPDVLQIAALSVYISLAATILAACISIPLGGLIHFREFRGKRTLKVIIQTLYSVPTVVVGLLLYLLLSKSGPLGFFSLLFTPEGMILGQMVLIIPITTGLVISALSGVDQNISDTLISLGATEFQSIIQIVKEARLAILSAVILAFGRAISEVGVAMMIGGNIAGHTRVLTTAIALQTGMGDFGFSIALGIILLIIALVIVVAMNIITTGLSSEQIIVQGGPPT from the coding sequence ATGAACGATATCGTTTCAGGAATCATGCAGGCATTCAATCTGATTATCACGCTTAATCCGGATGTCCTGCAGATCGCAGCCCTCTCCGTGTACATTTCCCTTGCAGCAACAATCCTTGCCGCATGTATATCCATACCCCTCGGGGGACTGATCCATTTCCGTGAATTCCGTGGCAAACGAACGCTCAAAGTAATTATCCAGACACTCTATTCAGTCCCGACCGTAGTTGTCGGCCTTCTCTTGTATCTCCTGCTCTCGAAAAGCGGCCCGCTCGGGTTTTTCAGCCTGCTGTTTACCCCGGAAGGAATGATCCTCGGGCAGATGGTACTGATCATCCCCATCACCACCGGCCTGGTGATCTCTGCCCTCAGCGGGGTTGACCAGAACATCAGCGACACGCTGATATCCCTTGGCGCAACCGAGTTCCAGAGCATTATCCAGATCGTAAAGGAAGCCCGGCTGGCAATCCTCAGCGCGGTGATCCTTGCATTCGGGAGAGCGATCTCGGAAGTCGGGGTTGCGATGATGATTGGGGGAAACATTGCCGGTCACACCCGGGTACTGACAACCGCAATCGCCCTCCAGACGGGCATGGGAGACTTTGGGTTCTCTATCGCACTCGGCATTATCCTCCTTATTATTGCACTCGTCATTGTCGTTGCCATGAATATCATCACCACCGGCCTGTCATCTGAACAGATAATAGTGCAGGGAGGCCCCCCCACATGA
- a CDS encoding formate dehydrogenase has translation MAKKGDMLYAWTNDAAIKEKAELGGAVTALWKYALESKAVDAVLVITKGTDLYDAVPVLIKDPKDLVKTAGSLHCGTLLLPKLVKKYLEGAETMKLGVTVKGCDAMAFYELAKRKQINLDNVVMIGVNCGGSVSPVLARKMIAEKYGVDPNIVHKEEIDKGQFIIEYEGGHKGISVDELEEAGYGRRSNCRRCKMKIPRQADLACGNWGVIGDKAGKATFVEVCSEKGANLVSGAVKNGILATEAANPKGLEIRGKVEGAMLKLGDKWRKHDFEALGEGKDRLKKIMSETSRCIKCYSCISACPICYCVDCTTKNPAYVKPGELPPNFMFHLIRFAHIADSCVNCGQCQELCPAEIPNALFMHAQQQELEKMFGHVPGVSMELPLLAFAEEKTERGRLHNTGSDMIYENVFKPFTK, from the coding sequence ATGGCAAAGAAAGGCGATATGCTCTACGCATGGACCAATGACGCAGCGATCAAGGAGAAAGCAGAGCTCGGTGGCGCAGTCACCGCACTCTGGAAATACGCGCTCGAGTCAAAAGCAGTCGATGCAGTCCTTGTTATCACCAAGGGAACTGACCTCTATGATGCAGTTCCGGTCCTGATCAAGGACCCCAAGGACCTGGTCAAGACTGCCGGTTCACTCCACTGCGGTACGCTCCTGCTGCCCAAACTCGTCAAGAAATACCTCGAAGGCGCCGAGACCATGAAGCTCGGTGTGACCGTCAAGGGCTGCGATGCGATGGCGTTCTACGAACTTGCCAAGCGCAAGCAGATCAACCTTGACAACGTCGTCATGATCGGTGTCAACTGTGGTGGCTCGGTCAGCCCGGTGCTCGCCCGCAAGATGATTGCTGAGAAGTACGGCGTAGACCCCAACATCGTCCACAAGGAAGAGATCGACAAAGGCCAGTTCATCATCGAGTACGAAGGCGGACACAAGGGTATCTCCGTTGACGAACTCGAAGAAGCAGGCTATGGCCGGCGCAGCAACTGCCGCCGCTGCAAGATGAAGATCCCCCGCCAGGCAGATCTTGCCTGCGGAAACTGGGGAGTCATCGGCGACAAGGCCGGAAAAGCAACCTTTGTTGAGGTCTGCTCCGAGAAGGGTGCAAACCTCGTCAGCGGTGCCGTCAAGAACGGTATCCTCGCCACCGAAGCAGCAAACCCCAAGGGCCTTGAAATCCGTGGGAAAGTCGAAGGTGCAATGCTCAAGCTTGGCGACAAGTGGCGCAAGCACGACTTCGAAGCACTCGGAGAAGGCAAGGACCGCTTGAAGAAGATCATGTCCGAGACATCACGCTGTATCAAGTGCTACTCGTGTATCTCGGCCTGCCCGATCTGCTACTGTGTAGACTGCACCACCAAGAACCCGGCCTATGTAAAACCCGGTGAACTTCCCCCGAACTTCATGTTCCACCTCATCCGGTTCGCCCACATTGCAGACTCCTGTGTGAACTGCGGCCAGTGCCAGGAACTCTGCCCGGCAGAGATCCCGAACGCATTATTCATGCACGCACAGCAGCAGGAACTCGAGAAGATGTTCGGCCATGTCCCGGGTGTCAGCATGGAACTCCCTCTCCTGGCGTTTGCTGAAGAGAAGACCGAGCGCGGCCGTCTCCACAACACCGGCAGCGACATGATCTACGAGAACGTCTTCAAACCCTTTACCAAATAA
- a CDS encoding formate dehydrogenase subunit alpha: MEFKYVPTTCPYCGTGCGFNLVVVDKKVVGVQPWQRNPVNEGKLCPKGNYAWEFINSPDRLTKPLIKKDGKFEEASWDEAYKLIASKFKSYKPEEMACLASARVSNEENYLMQKFARAVMKTPNIDHCARLCHASTVVGLAGAFGSGAMTQSIADIAESKCLLVIGTNTFEQHPLIGRRIMQAKANGAKIIYADPRLTPTGKIADLHLQFYSGTDVALLNCMMQLILKNGWENKDFIKNRTKDFEKVKEVVMKDAYSPENVSKITGVPAADIITAAEWFGKSGQSAILYSMGITQHTTGVDNVKSVANIQMLTGNLGRPGTGICALRGQNNVQGACDMGALANVYSGYQSVLVPEMKKKMEDAWGCEIAEGKVGLTVTTLVNTLADEPGKVKCVYIMGENPMLSDPDLHHVEKGLKNAEFIVVQDIFLTETAQFANVVLPAACFAEKDGTQTSTERRVQKWRKAQDPPGEAKADWQIFCELAKVMGYEKQFPYKSAEEVFTEIAKVTPSYGGMDYARLEKPEALHWPCPTKEHPGTPILHKEKFTHPDGLGIFTPIEWKAPAEVPDKDYPLLLTTGRCIWHWHTGTMTRRSPDLEREEPTGWVEINPEDAKALGIKDKEMVKASSRRGEITIGARVTNTIKKGVVFMPFHYVECAANLLTNNALDPVAKIPEFKACACKLEKIEEA, from the coding sequence ATGGAGTTCAAATACGTACCAACTACGTGTCCGTACTGCGGAACCGGGTGCGGCTTCAACCTTGTTGTTGTGGACAAGAAGGTTGTCGGCGTCCAGCCCTGGCAGCGCAATCCGGTCAATGAAGGAAAGCTCTGCCCTAAGGGGAACTATGCATGGGAATTCATCAATTCTCCTGACCGGCTGACCAAGCCGCTCATCAAGAAGGATGGCAAATTTGAGGAAGCCAGCTGGGACGAAGCGTACAAGCTGATTGCATCCAAGTTCAAGTCCTACAAGCCTGAAGAGATGGCATGCCTTGCATCTGCCCGTGTCTCCAATGAAGAGAACTACCTGATGCAGAAGTTTGCCCGTGCGGTCATGAAGACCCCCAACATCGACCACTGCGCCCGGCTCTGCCACGCTTCAACGGTCGTAGGGCTTGCCGGTGCATTCGGCTCCGGTGCAATGACCCAGTCGATTGCAGATATTGCCGAATCGAAGTGCCTCCTTGTTATCGGAACCAACACGTTCGAGCAGCACCCGCTGATCGGGCGCCGTATTATGCAGGCAAAGGCGAATGGCGCAAAGATCATCTACGCCGACCCGCGGCTCACGCCGACAGGAAAGATTGCCGACCTGCACCTGCAGTTCTACTCCGGTACCGATGTTGCATTACTGAACTGCATGATGCAGCTGATCCTCAAGAACGGCTGGGAGAACAAGGACTTCATCAAGAACCGGACCAAGGATTTCGAGAAGGTCAAAGAAGTCGTAATGAAGGATGCCTACTCCCCCGAGAACGTCTCGAAGATCACCGGTGTTCCCGCAGCAGACATCATCACTGCAGCAGAATGGTTCGGCAAATCCGGCCAGTCCGCGATCCTCTACTCGATGGGTATCACCCAGCACACGACCGGTGTCGACAACGTCAAATCGGTCGCAAACATCCAGATGCTGACCGGCAACCTCGGAAGGCCCGGCACGGGTATCTGCGCACTGCGTGGCCAGAACAACGTGCAGGGCGCCTGCGACATGGGGGCCCTTGCAAACGTGTACTCCGGCTACCAGTCGGTGCTTGTCCCCGAGATGAAGAAGAAGATGGAAGACGCATGGGGCTGCGAGATTGCCGAGGGCAAAGTCGGCCTGACAGTTACCACGCTCGTCAATACCCTTGCCGATGAACCCGGCAAGGTCAAGTGCGTCTATATCATGGGTGAGAACCCGATGCTCTCCGACCCCGATCTCCACCACGTGGAAAAGGGCCTGAAGAATGCCGAGTTCATTGTCGTGCAGGATATCTTCTTAACCGAGACCGCCCAGTTCGCCAATGTAGTCCTGCCGGCAGCCTGTTTTGCCGAGAAGGACGGCACCCAGACATCAACCGAACGCCGCGTCCAGAAATGGAGAAAGGCACAGGATCCACCCGGCGAGGCAAAGGCAGACTGGCAGATCTTCTGCGAGCTTGCAAAGGTCATGGGATACGAAAAGCAGTTCCCGTACAAGAGTGCCGAAGAGGTCTTTACCGAGATTGCAAAGGTCACCCCATCCTATGGCGGCATGGATTATGCACGGCTGGAAAAGCCCGAAGCACTCCACTGGCCCTGCCCCACCAAGGAGCACCCGGGAACCCCGATCCTGCACAAGGAAAAATTCACCCACCCCGACGGTCTCGGTATCTTTACCCCGATCGAGTGGAAGGCCCCGGCAGAAGTTCCGGACAAGGACTACCCCTTGCTCCTGACCACCGGCCGCTGTATCTGGCACTGGCATACCGGTACCATGACCCGCCGCTCCCCGGACCTTGAGCGTGAGGAACCCACGGGCTGGGTTGAGATCAATCCAGAAGACGCAAAGGCGCTGGGTATCAAGGACAAAGAGATGGTCAAGGCCAGCTCCCGCAGGGGAGAGATTACGATTGGCGCACGTGTAACAAATACCATCAAGAAGGGCGTCGTCTTCATGCCGTTCCACTATGTGGAATGTGCTGCAAACCTGCTCACCAACAATGCACTCGACCCCGTAGCAAAGATCCCCGAGTTCAAGGCCTGTGCCTGTAAATTAGAGAAGATTGAGGAGGCGTGA
- a CDS encoding formylmethanofuran dehydrogenase subunit C codes for METVTITMKNPPALYLEADNVTPDAFAGKTAAQIAELSVHEGNTTSTLDKYFEVSGNAGATAADTKVVVKGDVKKVKYLGMKMSAGEMVIEGSTDLYVGAWMTGGKLLVKGNVEGFAATAMKGGELVIEGNAGNYLGAAYRGDWRGMSGGKILVKGNAGSDIGMYMTGGEMVINGNVDVHVMTHAEGGKTIIKGNAKSKVGGQMVGGTIVIFGSIDTMMPGFKPNGEVELEVEGAKATFSHYIGDMGERHKKRKGEVIYANLYKKI; via the coding sequence ATGGAAACTGTAACCATAACCATGAAGAACCCGCCCGCACTGTATCTCGAGGCGGACAACGTAACCCCCGATGCATTCGCAGGAAAGACCGCAGCCCAGATTGCCGAACTCAGTGTACATGAAGGAAACACCACTTCAACACTGGACAAGTATTTCGAAGTCAGCGGCAATGCCGGTGCAACCGCAGCGGACACCAAGGTCGTTGTCAAAGGCGATGTCAAGAAGGTCAAGTACCTCGGCATGAAGATGAGCGCCGGCGAGATGGTCATCGAAGGCAGCACCGACCTGTATGTCGGGGCCTGGATGACCGGTGGCAAGCTGCTCGTCAAGGGCAATGTCGAAGGATTTGCAGCAACCGCCATGAAAGGCGGCGAGCTCGTTATTGAAGGCAATGCCGGCAACTACCTCGGTGCAGCATACCGGGGCGACTGGCGCGGCATGTCCGGCGGCAAGATTCTCGTCAAGGGAAATGCCGGCAGTGATATCGGCATGTACATGACCGGTGGCGAGATGGTTATCAACGGTAATGTTGATGTCCACGTCATGACCCATGCAGAAGGTGGCAAGACCATCATCAAGGGCAATGCCAAGAGCAAGGTCGGCGGCCAGATGGTTGGCGGCACGATCGTTATCTTTGGCTCTATCGACACCATGATGCCCGGCTTCAAGCCCAATGGTGAAGTCGAGCTCGAAGTTGAAGGCGCCAAAGCTACCTTTTCCCACTATATCGGAGACATGGGCGAGCGCCACAAGAAGAGGAAAGGCGAAGTCATCTACGCTAACCTCTATAAAAAGATCTAA
- a CDS encoding formylmethanofuran dehydrogenase subunit A encodes MSEYIIKNGNVFDPVQGIKGDKKDIAIKDGKIADKVSSSAKVIDAKGMTVMAGAVEIHAHIAGPKVNLGRIYRPEDKLFSCTPTRGMERMGSGASIPTTFKTGYEYAKMGYTTAMEAAMPPMFSRHVHEEIRDTPIIDEGAFPVFGNNWFVLEYLKNHEIENTAAYIAWLLRVTKGYAIKVVNPGGTEAWAWGLNCLSVNDPVPYFDITPAEIVKGLIEANEYLGLPHSVHIHPNNLGNPGCYQTTLDTLALAHGMKANNKFGRETVLHLTHSQFHSYKGTNWGDFESGAKEITDYVNKNKNITIDTGNVTLDETTTMTADGPFEHHLTGLNNLKWANCDVELETCAGVVPYIYSPNISVCAIQWAIGLEIPLMMKDPMRCYITTDHPNAGPFTRYPRVIKWLMSKKARDNQVNAFKHKDKVLSQTSIGSLDKEISLYELAQMTRAGPAKTLGLGHMCGGLKPGMDADVAVYNFNPDTPVADPENIEKAFSRCAHVFKLGVEVVKNGEIVGTVNKRTLWVNAKVNDNPQVKRDINEKFLKYYSMTQANYEALGHHFVPNPLALEVDATHV; translated from the coding sequence ATGTCAGAATATATTATCAAGAACGGAAACGTCTTTGACCCGGTACAGGGTATCAAAGGCGACAAGAAAGATATTGCAATAAAAGACGGCAAGATCGCTGACAAGGTGTCCTCTTCAGCAAAGGTCATCGATGCAAAGGGTATGACCGTGATGGCGGGCGCAGTGGAGATCCACGCCCACATTGCAGGTCCGAAAGTAAACCTTGGCAGGATCTACCGGCCTGAAGACAAACTCTTCAGCTGCACGCCCACAAGGGGCATGGAGCGGATGGGCAGCGGGGCATCAATCCCCACGACCTTCAAGACCGGTTACGAATATGCCAAGATGGGATACACCACAGCCATGGAAGCAGCAATGCCCCCCATGTTCTCCCGGCACGTGCACGAGGAGATCCGCGACACCCCCATCATCGACGAGGGCGCATTCCCGGTCTTCGGCAACAACTGGTTTGTCTTAGAGTATCTCAAGAACCATGAAATCGAGAACACTGCCGCATATATTGCCTGGCTGCTCCGCGTTACCAAAGGCTACGCAATCAAGGTCGTCAACCCGGGCGGCACGGAAGCATGGGCATGGGGACTGAACTGTCTCTCGGTCAATGATCCGGTCCCGTACTTCGATATCACCCCTGCAGAGATTGTCAAGGGACTTATCGAGGCAAACGAGTACCTCGGTCTTCCGCACTCAGTGCACATCCACCCCAACAACCTCGGAAACCCCGGTTGTTACCAGACCACGCTCGACACGCTCGCACTTGCACACGGCATGAAGGCCAACAACAAGTTCGGCCGTGAAACCGTCCTGCACCTCACCCACTCCCAGTTCCACTCCTACAAGGGAACCAACTGGGGAGACTTCGAGTCCGGTGCCAAGGAGATCACTGACTACGTCAACAAGAACAAGAACATCACCATCGATACCGGTAACGTCACCCTTGACGAGACCACCACGATGACCGCCGACGGTCCGTTCGAGCACCACTTAACCGGGCTCAACAACTTAAAGTGGGCAAACTGTGATGTGGAACTTGAGACCTGCGCCGGTGTCGTGCCGTATATCTACAGCCCGAACATCTCGGTCTGTGCCATCCAGTGGGCAATCGGTCTTGAGATCCCCTTAATGATGAAAGACCCGATGCGCTGCTACATCACCACCGACCACCCGAATGCAGGGCCGTTCACCCGGTACCCCCGCGTTATCAAGTGGCTCATGAGCAAGAAGGCCCGGGACAACCAGGTAAACGCATTCAAGCACAAGGACAAGGTCCTTTCCCAGACCAGCATTGGCAGCCTCGACAAGGAGATCTCGCTCTACGAGCTCGCCCAGATGACCCGTGCAGGCCCGGCAAAAACGCTCGGACTTGGTCACATGTGCGGCGGCTTAAAGCCCGGTATGGATGCAGATGTTGCAGTCTACAACTTCAACCCGGACACACCGGTTGCAGATCCTGAGAATATCGAAAAGGCATTCTCACGCTGTGCCCATGTCTTCAAGCTCGGTGTCGAAGTCGTCAAGAACGGCGAGATCGTTGGCACTGTAAACAAGAGGACCCTCTGGGTCAATGCCAAGGTGAACGACAACCCGCAGGTCAAGCGTGATATCAACGAGAAGTTCCTCAAGTATTACAGCATGACCCAGGCGAACTACGAAGCGCTCGGACACCACTTTGTCCCGAACCCACTGGCCTTAGAGGTTGATGCAACACACGTGTAG
- a CDS encoding formylmethanofuran dehydrogenase subunit B, with protein MTKTIPDVICPFCGTLCDDLEVVVSDDGKQLLEVYNACVIGTEKFLHSQSKDRVTRPRLRQADGSWKEISYDEAADYTANMLAKAKKPLMYGWSSTNCEAQSVGNEIAEMSRACCDNTAAVCHGTTLIAVQDIGIPSCTLGEVKNRADRVIFWGCNPAHAHPRHMSRYSIFPRGFFTGKGQMSRKMIVIDPRITDTAKMADVHLQIEQGKDYELLNALRVAFKGEWLPDVVAGIPKEKIREAADMMKSGRFGIIFFGMGVTQSLGKNHNIDEAIAVTKDLNEYTKFSIMPMRGHYNVTGSGEVFAWQFGYPYSVDLTRGFARYNPGDTSTIDLLNRGEVDAMFTIGSDPGAHFPISAVKQIANLPSVCIDPHLTPTSGVSKLHVPVAFNGVETGGNCYRMDNVPIDCRKVVEPPEGMLTDEQFLIMVRDRVRKLKGAA; from the coding sequence ATGACCAAGACAATCCCCGATGTAATCTGTCCGTTCTGCGGAACCCTCTGCGATGATCTTGAAGTTGTTGTATCCGATGACGGCAAACAGCTCCTTGAAGTCTACAATGCCTGTGTGATCGGGACTGAAAAGTTCCTGCACTCCCAGTCAAAGGACCGTGTGACCCGCCCCCGGCTTCGCCAGGCAGACGGCTCATGGAAAGAGATCAGCTACGATGAAGCGGCAGATTACACAGCCAACATGCTTGCAAAGGCAAAAAAGCCCCTCATGTACGGATGGAGTTCCACCAACTGCGAAGCGCAGAGTGTGGGTAACGAGATCGCTGAAATGAGCAGGGCCTGCTGTGACAATACCGCAGCAGTCTGCCACGGCACGACCCTCATCGCCGTGCAGGATATCGGAATTCCGTCCTGTACACTCGGCGAAGTCAAGAACCGTGCGGACAGGGTTATCTTCTGGGGATGCAACCCGGCACACGCCCACCCCCGGCACATGTCCCGGTACTCCATCTTCCCCCGCGGGTTCTTTACCGGCAAGGGACAGATGAGCCGCAAGATGATCGTCATCGACCCCCGTATCACTGACACGGCAAAGATGGCAGACGTTCACCTCCAGATCGAGCAGGGCAAGGACTACGAACTCTTAAACGCACTCCGTGTTGCATTCAAGGGCGAGTGGCTCCCCGATGTTGTCGCAGGCATCCCCAAAGAGAAGATAAGAGAAGCTGCTGACATGATGAAGAGCGGCCGTTTCGGCATCATCTTCTTCGGTATGGGCGTCACCCAGTCACTGGGCAAGAACCACAACATCGATGAGGCGATCGCTGTAACCAAGGACTTAAACGAGTACACAAAATTCTCGATCATGCCGATGCGGGGCCACTACAATGTGACCGGCTCCGGAGAAGTTTTCGCATGGCAGTTCGGGTACCCCTACTCAGTCGATTTAACGAGAGGTTTTGCACGCTACAACCCCGGTGACACCAGCACGATTGACCTGCTGAACCGCGGCGAGGTGGATGCAATGTTCACCATTGGCAGCGACCCGGGAGCACATTTCCCCATCAGCGCTGTCAAGCAAATTGCCAACCTCCCTTCGGTCTGCATTGACCCGCACCTCACCCCGACAAGCGGTGTCTCAAAACTGCATGTCCCGGTCGCATTCAACGGTGTCGAGACCGGTGGGAACTGCTATCGTATGGACAACGTACCAATCGACTGCCGCAAGGTTGTTGAACCACCAGAGGGCATGCTCACCGATGAACAGTTCCTCATCATGGTCCGTGACCGGGTAAGGAAGCTCAAGGGGGCTGCATAA
- a CDS encoding molybdopterin dinucleotide-binding protein → MTKNITLNLISGRTIQQGVAIEGGKEKPSYRTACGIIEMDNEDLKKLGAWKNTNVKVTSPHGSVIVKAIEATQGPHPGVGFIPMGPWANSIIDPNTYSTGMPTFKGTPVTVEVAINEPILLGIELVQKQCGVIVG, encoded by the coding sequence ATGACAAAGAATATTACCCTGAACCTGATCTCCGGAAGGACCATCCAGCAGGGCGTTGCAATCGAGGGTGGCAAAGAGAAGCCCTCGTACCGCACCGCCTGCGGAATCATCGAGATGGACAACGAGGACTTAAAGAAACTCGGTGCATGGAAGAACACCAACGTCAAGGTCACGAGCCCCCACGGCAGTGTCATTGTCAAGGCGATCGAAGCCACGCAGGGCCCTCACCCGGGCGTGGGTTTTATCCCCATGGGACCATGGGCAAACTCAATCATCGACCCTAACACCTACTCAACCGGCATGCCCACCTTCAAGGGAACACCGGTAACCGTGGAAGTGGCTATCAACGAGCCTATTCTTCTCGGCATCGAACTGGTGCAGAAACAATGCGGGGTGATTGTAGGATGA
- a CDS encoding ferredoxin, whose product MAFSVHINMEQCTGCGNCVIACPVDALELHTVDPATKEKIYAVRNGKSVHLDVKAELCAGCGVCVNACPYDVIRLSGKGETDNLVKA is encoded by the coding sequence ATGGCGTTTTCTGTACATATTAACATGGAGCAATGCACCGGTTGTGGCAACTGCGTCATTGCATGTCCGGTTGATGCTCTCGAGCTACATACCGTTGACCCGGCTACTAAGGAGAAAATCTACGCGGTCAGGAACGGCAAGTCTGTTCACCTTGATGTCAAGGCTGAACTCTGTGCCGGCTGCGGGGTCTGTGTCAATGCCTGCCCCTACGATGTGATCCGCCTCTCGGGAAAAGGAGAGACAGACAATCTGGTCAAGGCCTGA